The Streptomyces halobius genomic interval GACGGCCGCCGCGGCGGGTGTCGCTCTCCTGGGGCAGCGCCTGGTCGGTCGGCGGGCGGGGCTGTTCGCGGGCGTCGCGTTCGCGCTGATCCCCGTCGTGCAGCAGTACGCGCAGGAGGGGCGCTCCTACGCGATGGTCTGCGCGCTGGTCGTCTGGTCCACCTATCTGCTGGTGGTGGCCGCCGCACGTCCGCGCCGGAAACTGTGGGTCGGCTACGCGGCCCTGATGCTGTTCGCCTGTCTGCTGCACGAGTTCGCCGTGCTGGCGCTGCCCGCACACGGCGCCGCGGTGGTCGTGGCGCGCCTGCCGCGTCGCGTCCGGCGCTCCTGGGCCCTCGCCTCCGTCGGCGTCCTCGCCGGTCTCGCCCCGCTCGCGGTGTTCAGCACCCGGCAGTCGGCGCAGATCGGGTGGCTCATGTGGCCGGACCCCGTCCAGCTGCTGACGTTCACCGTGCTGGCGGTGCTGGGTGTCGCTGCCGCCCGGGTCCCGGTGCGCTCCCGGGGCCCGGTCGGCCTGCGCGCCATCGGTATCCCGCTGCTGCTCCTGCCCACCCTCCTCCTCTTCCTCCTCTCGTACGCCGAACCGGCCTATGTCGACCGTTACGTCCTGTACTACGTCACCGGATTCGCGCTGCTCGCGGGTGCCGCGCTGGCCCGTCTGCTGCGGCCGGCCGGTGAACGCGGCCAGACCCGTGGCCGACGGCTGCGGCGGACGGCGGCGGTGGCGCTGGTCGTGGCGGCGCTGCTGCCCGTCAACGTCCATCTGCGCAGCCCGGACAGCCGCGTTGACGACGCCTCGGCGGTCGCCCGGGCGGTACGCGAGGTGGCCGAGCCCGGCGACGGACTGCTGTTCATGCCGTCCCGGCGCCGGATCTGGAGGGCGGCGCATCCGCGGGACTTCCGCGGACTGACCGATCTCGCCCTGGCCAGGAGCCCGGTGGAATCGCACTCCCTCTACGGGACGGAGCGGTCCGGTGATGCGATCCGGGACCGGATGCTCACCGCCCGCAGGATCATCGTCGCCGGCGACCCGGACGGCCAGCCGGCCGATGACAACGACCAGGAAATCGCCAAACGGGCCACCCTGTGGGACTCGTTCGAGTCCTGCACCAGCCGCGAGGTCCGGGGCGCCCGGATCACGGTGTACGCGCGGCCGGGGGAGTGCGGGGGGTAGGGGGCTGCGGCGCGGCACACCACGTCCAGGGCGGCGTCCGGATCCGCCGCGTAACTGTGCGCGAACCACGGCATAGTGGCCTCCACCACGGCCCAGCGGCCGTCGTCCAGCCGCCCACATCGACCGCCGCCGCGCTGGGCAACGGCGCGAGGGCGAGCAGCCGGGCGGCGAAGGCGGGGACGTCGGGCGCGTACGGGTCGTCCGCGAGCGGCGCGGGGTCCAGGCGGTCGGGGACGGCGTAGCGGGTAACCCGATCCGGCGGAAGGCGACTTGGCGGGGGAGTCCGGGCAGCCGGTTGTCCGGCGGCTCCAGGAGGCCCAGGGGCAGCGGGCCGGCGATCCGGTCGGCGGTGTGCGGCCCGCCGTACCAGTGGACCGCCCGGCCGGCCAGTGCCCGCACGGTGTCCGGGCCGGTGAGCACCGCCGTCTCCAGCCCGCGCCGAGCGGCGGCTCGGCCAGCAGCACGGCGGTTCCCCGCTTCGCGCCCTCTCAGAGCAGCCCCGCCGCAGCGCCGTCGAGGCCGAGCAGATGGTGGAGCGCGGTGGCGCCGTCCGGGGTGAGGCGTACGGCCCGGCCGCTGCCGAGGCGCCGGACCCAGTGGCGGTTCAGCAGCCGGGCGCAGAGGCGGGCGCCGGCCGTGCCCGCGAGATGCGGCCGCCGTTCGGTCCAGTCGAGGCAGCCACGGGCCTGCGGACGGCATCTTCGTGCCGGGCGTCGTCGCGGACGAGGACATATCGGCGCTGTCAGCGCGGTACCCGCCCCGCTGAACATCCTCTTCGTGCCGGATCGGCACACCGTCGGCCGTCTCGCGGAGCTCGGCGTGCGCCGTATCAGCACCGGTTCGCTGCTGTTCCGTACGGCTCTGCGCGCCACTCTCGCGGTGGCGGAGTCCGTCCGTACGGGCCGGCAGCCGAGCGCCGGACCCGGCACGGAAGCCGGCGTTCCGGGGTACGCGGAGGTGCAGCGGATGGCGGTGGAGGGGTAGGCGGGACGGAGGAGTGCAGAAGGGGGAGGTGTAGAAGGAGCGGGGCGCGGCAAGGTGGCCTGTGCCGTCCCGACTCGGGGATACGGGTCCCGGGGGCACTCAGAGGCTCCCGGCTCCAGGAATTGCGGCTTCGCGGCCCGGTCTTCGCGTTTCAGGCGCGCTGCGTCCGTCCGCCCTGTCGCGAAGCGGTCGACGGGCCCGCCATCGCCTGCATGCCCTGAC includes:
- a CDS encoding glycosyltransferase family 39 protein, whose protein sequence is MVLVPSTLMLFLGAWGIRRQDAIWRDEVVTYDMAHRALADLWPTLLHVDVVHGLYYALMHCWFAVYDATFGGVLGDTIGLRLPSVAAMTAAAAGVALLGQRLVGRRAGLFAGVAFALIPVVQQYAQEGRSYAMVCALVVWSTYLLVVAAARPRRKLWVGYAALMLFACLLHEFAVLALPAHGAAVVVARLPRRVRRSWALASVGVLAGLAPLAVFSTRQSAQIGWLMWPDPVQLLTFTVLAVLGVAAARVPVRSRGPVGLRAIGIPLLLLPTLLLFLLSYAEPAYVDRYVLYYVTGFALLAGAALARLLRPAGERGQTRGRRLRRTAAVALVVAALLPVNVHLRSPDSRVDDASAVARAVREVAEPGDGLLFMPSRRRIWRAAHPRDFRGLTDLALARSPVESHSLYGTERSGDAIRDRMLTARRIIVAGDPDGQPADDNDQEIAKRATLWDSFESCTSREVRGARITVYARPGECGG
- a CDS encoding isocitrate lyase/phosphoenolpyruvate mutase family protein, whose product is MPDRHTVGRLAELGVRRISTGSLLFRTALRATLAVAESVRTGRQPSAGPGTEAGVPGYAEVQRMAVEG